The following proteins come from a genomic window of Populus nigra chromosome 6, ddPopNigr1.1, whole genome shotgun sequence:
- the LOC133696589 gene encoding uncharacterized protein LOC133696589 isoform X2, with protein MEGGVGRNGKEREEEQDGMSVHSPCKAPPSSASSLPKEQSQVELELRLLEALEIYPPVKLRGMHRHFVLYGLMEFLRRSFDRQFSPDEVLQLLDRFYNIEMLKPDDEEAEILNHEEDFSLPQSYFVKEE; from the exons ATGGAAGGTGGGGTTGGTCGTAATGgcaaagagagagaagaggaacAAGACGGCATGTCCGTACATTCTCCATGCAAAGCTCCTCCTTCCTCTGCTTCTTCTCTTCCCAAG GAGCAATCACAGGTGGAATTGGAGCTAAGACTCTTAGAAGCTCTGGAGATCTACCCTCCTGTCAAACTAAGAG GCATGCATCGCCACTTTGTACTTTATGGTCTCATGGAATTTCTTCGGAGAAG CTTTGATCGGCAATTTTCTCCAGATGAGGTTTTGCAGTTGCTGGACCGTTTCTACAACATTGAAATGCTG AAACCAGATGATGAAGAGGCAGAAATTCTGAATCACGAGGAAGATTTTTCCTTGCCTCAAAGTTATTTTGTCAAGGAAGAgtga
- the LOC133696291 gene encoding 14-3-3-like protein GF14 iota isoform X2: MVESMKKVAKLNCELTVEERNLLSVGYKNVIGARRASWRIMSSIEQKEESKGNDSNVKLIKGYCQKVEDELSKICNDILSIIDEYLVPSSTSGEATVFYYKMKGDYYRYLAEFKTDQERKEAAELSLKGYEAASATASTDLPSTHPIRLGLALNFSVFYYEIMNSPERACHLAKQAFDEAIAELDTLSEESYKDSTLIMQLLRDNLTLWTSDLPEDGGDDNFKGEGSREKPAEGEH, translated from the exons ATGGTTGAGAGCATGAAAAAAGTTGCCAAACTTAATTGTGAACTGACGGTGGAGGAGAGGAACCTCCTTTCGGTGGGATACAAAAATGTAATTGGGGCTAGGCGAGCTTCTTGGCGGATTATGTCTTCAATTGAGCAGAAGGAAGAATCTAAAGGAAATGACAGCAACGTTAAACTGATCAAGGGTTACTGCCAGAAGGTAGAGGATGAACTCTCCAAGATTTGCAATGACATCCTGTCCATCATTGATGAGTATCTCGTCCCCTCTTCTACCTCAGGAGAAGCAACCGTGTTCTACTACAAGAT GAAAGGTGACTACTACCGCTATCTAGCCGAGTTCAAGACTGATCAAGAAAGGAAGGAGGCAGCCGAGCTGTCATTAAAGGGTTACGAG GCTGCTTCTGCCACTGCAAGCACAGATCTGCCTTCAACCCACCCAATTCGTCTTGGCCTTGCCCTTAACTTTTCTGTTTTCTACTATGAGATCATGAATTCTCCTGAGAG GGCCTGCCATCTAGCCAAGCAAGCTTTTGATGAGGCAATTGCAGAGTTGGATACTTTGAGTGAGGAATCATACAAGGACAGCACCTTAATCATGCAGTTGTTGAGAGATAACCTCACTCTCTGGACTTCTGACTTGCCTGAAGATGGAG GTGATGATAACTTCAAAGGTGAAGGATCAAGGGAAAAGCCTGCCGAAGGAGAG CACTGA
- the LOC133697183 gene encoding PLASMODESMATA CALLOSE-BINDING PROTEIN 3-like → MAVLVFLGLFLALTGHSSATYCICKDGVGDTQLQKSLDYACGAGADCTQIIQNAPCYQPNTVKDHCSYAVNSYFQKKGQAVGSCDFSGTAMTSATPPQNVASGCTYPASATPSTGTGNTPTTTTPSTGTTPTGTGTTPTGTGTGTGTGTGTGTGTGTGTPSSIIPTPPSSVFNSGLGPTGFNDNSSEAPAFKGTNLWFIASLTLLFSGIFLLWG, encoded by the exons ATGgctgttttagtgtttttaggtCTTTTCTTGGCCCTCACTGGCCATTCAA GTGCTACTTACTGCATATGCAAGGATGGGGTTGGTGACACACAGCTGCAAAAGAGCCTGGATTATGCTTGTGGAGCCGGAGCTGACTGTACCCAAATCATTCAAAATGCCCCCTGTTACCAGCCCAACACTGTAAAAGATCACTGCAGCTATGCTGTTAACAGCTACTTCCAGAAGAAGGGCCAAGCTGTTGGGAGCTGTGATTTTTCAGGAACTGCCATGACTAGTGCCACTCCCCCTCAAA ATGTAGCCTCTGGGTGTACATATCCTGCATCTGCAACTCCaag CACAGGGACAGGCAACACCCCAACAACCACCACTCCAAGCACAGGCACAACACCCACCGGCACAGGCACAACACCTACCGGCACGGGCACCGGCACCGGCACCGGCACCGGCACAGGCACAGGCACAGGCACAGGCACACCTTCATCTATAATTCCTACCCCGCCTTCATCAGTGTTCAACTCAGGATTGGGCCCAACTGGTTTCAATGATAATAGTAGTGAGGCTCCTGCTTTTAAGGGCACTAACTTGTGGTTCATTGCATCTTTGACCCTCTTGTTTTCAGGCATATTTTTGTTGTGGGGTTGA
- the LOC133697182 gene encoding alpha/beta hydrolase domain-containing protein VTE7-like isoform X2, protein MLTLTASPALVPTKRRAHVKLFTVQCSNFPSFLPKEVENIKDPFARRLATRIERLPVGFADRSIMSSCVKPLIQSEGSPVVLLHGFDSSCLEWRYTFPLLEETGLETWAVDVLGWGFSDLERLPSCDVVSKREHLYQLWKSYIRRPIILIGPSLGAAVAIDFAVNHPEAVEKLVLIDASVYAEDTGNLAKLPRAIAYAGVYLLKSTPLRLYANLIAFNSLPLNTSIDWMNVGRLHCLYPWWEDATVNFMNTGGYNVSAQIKKVKQKTLIIWGEDDQIISNKLAVRLHCELPDAVIRQIPDCGHLPHVEKPNSVAKLILDFVGEDSNKEAQSVSQGE, encoded by the exons ATGCTCACCCTCACAGCCAGCCCTGCATTAGTGCCTACAAAACGCAGAGCCCATGTGAAACTCTTTACAGTTCAGTGTAGCAATTTCCCTTCTTTTCTACCCAAAGAGGTTGAAAATATCAAAGACCCATTTGCAAGAAGGCTTGCTACCAGAATTGAGAGGCTGCCA GTGGGGTTTGCAGACAGAAGTATCATGAGTAGTTGTGTGAAGCCTTTAATACAGAGTGAGGGAAGTCCAGTGGTTCTCCTCCATGGTTTTGACAG TTCCTGTTTAGAATGGAGATACACATTTCCACTGCTAGAGGAGACTGGTTTAGAGACTTGGGCTGTCGATGTTCTTGGCTGGGGTTTCTCTGATTTGG AGAGACTTCCATCATGTGATGTTGTATCTAAGCGTGAGCACTTGTATCAG CTCTGGAAATCCTATATCAGAAGACCCATCATATTGATTGGACCAAGCCTTGGTGCTGCTGTTGCAATTGACTTTGCTGTCAATCATCCTGAAGCA GTAGAAAAGTTAGTGTTGATTGACGCGAGTGTATATGCTGAAGACACAGGGAACCTGGCAAAGTTACCTAGAGCTATAGCATATGCTGGG GTTTATCTACTGAAGAGCACCCCCTTGCGCTTATATGCTAATCTTATCGCATTCAATAGTCTACCATTAAACACCAGCATAGACTGGATGAAC GTGGGCAGATTGCATTGTCTATATCCTTGGTGGGAGGATGCAACTGTAAATTTTATGAATACTGGTGGTTATAATGTCAGTGCCCAGATAAAAAAG GTCAAGCAGAAGACCCTTATCATTTGGGGTGAGGATGATCAGATCATTAGCAACAAGTTGGCTGTG AGATTGCACTGTGAACTACCAGATGCTGTCATACGCCAAATTCCAGATTGTGGCCACCTTCCTCATGTGGAAAAGCCCAACTCTGTTGCCAAATTGATTCTGGATTTTGTGGGAGAAGATAGCAATAAAGAAGCTCAAAGTGTTTCTCAG GGAGAGTAA
- the LOC133697182 gene encoding alpha/beta hydrolase domain-containing protein VTE7-like isoform X3, with protein sequence MLTLTASPALVPTKRRAHVKLFTVQCSNFPSFLPKEVENIKDPFARRLATRIERLPVGFADRSIMSSCVKPLIQSEGSPVVLLHGFDSSCLEWRYTFPLLEETGLETWAVDVLGWGFSDLERLPSCDVVSKREHLYQLWKSYIRRPIILIGPSLGAAVAIDFAVNHPEAVEKLVLIDASVYAEDTGNLAKLPRAIAYAGVYLLKSTPLRLYANLIAFNSLPLNTSIDWMNVGRLHCLYPWWEDATVNFMNTGGYNVSAQIKKVKQKTLIIWGEDDQIISNKLAVRLHCELPDAVIRQIPDCGHLPHVEKPNSVAKLILDFVGEDSNKEAQSVSQV encoded by the exons ATGCTCACCCTCACAGCCAGCCCTGCATTAGTGCCTACAAAACGCAGAGCCCATGTGAAACTCTTTACAGTTCAGTGTAGCAATTTCCCTTCTTTTCTACCCAAAGAGGTTGAAAATATCAAAGACCCATTTGCAAGAAGGCTTGCTACCAGAATTGAGAGGCTGCCA GTGGGGTTTGCAGACAGAAGTATCATGAGTAGTTGTGTGAAGCCTTTAATACAGAGTGAGGGAAGTCCAGTGGTTCTCCTCCATGGTTTTGACAG TTCCTGTTTAGAATGGAGATACACATTTCCACTGCTAGAGGAGACTGGTTTAGAGACTTGGGCTGTCGATGTTCTTGGCTGGGGTTTCTCTGATTTGG AGAGACTTCCATCATGTGATGTTGTATCTAAGCGTGAGCACTTGTATCAG CTCTGGAAATCCTATATCAGAAGACCCATCATATTGATTGGACCAAGCCTTGGTGCTGCTGTTGCAATTGACTTTGCTGTCAATCATCCTGAAGCA GTAGAAAAGTTAGTGTTGATTGACGCGAGTGTATATGCTGAAGACACAGGGAACCTGGCAAAGTTACCTAGAGCTATAGCATATGCTGGG GTTTATCTACTGAAGAGCACCCCCTTGCGCTTATATGCTAATCTTATCGCATTCAATAGTCTACCATTAAACACCAGCATAGACTGGATGAAC GTGGGCAGATTGCATTGTCTATATCCTTGGTGGGAGGATGCAACTGTAAATTTTATGAATACTGGTGGTTATAATGTCAGTGCCCAGATAAAAAAG GTCAAGCAGAAGACCCTTATCATTTGGGGTGAGGATGATCAGATCATTAGCAACAAGTTGGCTGTG AGATTGCACTGTGAACTACCAGATGCTGTCATACGCCAAATTCCAGATTGTGGCCACCTTCCTCATGTGGAAAAGCCCAACTCTGTTGCCAAATTGATTCTGGATTTTGTGGGAGAAGATAGCAATAAAGAAGCTCAAAGTGTTTCTCAGGTTTGA
- the LOC133696121 gene encoding uncharacterized protein LOC133696121, with product MDPQQQRAAIPQRGPPPQTGDFSPILTVFLSFIAIFALIVIPSSSNIKNSLSILHQVPEGHVGVYWRGGALLQTVTDPGFHLKLPLITQYEPVQVTLQTDQVRDIPCGTKGGVMINFEKIEVVNRLGKEYVYETLLNYGVQYDHTWIYDKIHHEINQFCSSHSLQQVYIDVFDQIDEKMKDALQGDCTRYAPGIEIISVRVTKPTIPESIRKNFEQMEEERTKVLISIERQKFVEKEAETTKKMAISEAEKNANVSKILMEQKLMEKDSARREQEIENQMYMAHEKSLADAAFYRVLKEAEANKLKLTPQFLELKFIEAIADNTKIFFGDKVPNMVLDQRLLGNFLQGMSGGMAREVVSEEV from the exons ATGGATCCACAGCAACAAAGAGCAGCAATTCCCCAGCGCGGCCCTCCTCCTCAAACCGGCGATTTCTCTCCAATTCTCACTGTCTTCCTCTCCTTCATCGCCATCTTCGCCTTG ATAGTGATTCCATCGTCATCCAATATTAAGAATAGTTTATCCATCTTGCACCAAGTCCCAGAAGGTCATGTTGGGGTATATTGGAGAGGAGGTGCGCTTCTACAGACAGTTACAGATCCAG gtTTTCATCTAAAGTTGCCTCTGATAACCCAATATGAGCCTGTTCAGGTGACACTTCAGACAGATCAG GTTAGGGATATTCCATGTGGCACTAAAGGAGGAGTCATGATTAACTTTGAGAAAATCGAG GTTGTCAATCGGCTTGGTAAGGAATATGTATATGAGACACTACTGAACTATGGCGTGCAGTATGACCACACATGGATATATGACAAGATTCATCATGAAATCAATCAGTTCTGCAGCTCTCATTCTCTTCAACAAGTTTATATTGATGTTTTTGATCAG attgatgaaaagatgaaagATGCTCTTCAAGGCGATTGCACACGTTATGCTCCTGGAATTGAAATAATAAGTGTGCGTGTCACAAAGCCTACCATTCCAGAAAGCATAAGAAAGAATTTCGAACAGATGGAAGAAGAACGCACTAAG GTCTTAATTTCTATTGAGAGACAGAAATTTGTTGAGAAAGAGGCAGAGACAACAAAGAAGATGGCTATCAGTGAGGCTGAAAAGAATGCCAATGTGAGCAAGATTCTCATGGAACAGAAGTTGATGGAGAAAGACAGTGCAAGGCGGGAGCAAGAGATTGAGAATCAAATGTACATGGCTCATGAAAAGAGCCTGGCAGATGCTGCATTCTACCG cgTCTTGAAAGAAGCTGAAGCAAACAAGTTGAAGCTTACTCCCCAGTTTCTCGAGCTGAAATTCATTGAAGCCATTGCTGATAATACAAAAATTTTCTTCGGGGACAAG GTGCCGAACATGGTTCTTGATCAGAGACTGCTGGGAAATTTTCTGCAAGGGATGTCTGGAGGGATGGCTAGAGAAGTGGTCTCGGAAGAAGTGTGA
- the LOC133697270 gene encoding pentatricopeptide repeat-containing protein At1g26460, mitochondrial → MASQMAILTRTTKTLMKALYPQIKSISTFAHLSQEAHLATDHPPSDHSNPNSVSTPFPPNPASGSPLYNDTNWRNPIPIYENPNSPMIPLGPFHNQTSRIQSMPPNMDLNSLSNMLADWTTSQRWEDIKGYFEAWIKSLDRNGKPNKPDVSLYNHYLRANLMMKASAGYLLDLVAQMEDFNLSPNTVSFNFVLKAMYEGLETEAAEKLLQRMEHTGKESQPDEESYDLVVTMLLNKGNIDAFDTALKYIDKILKGDYVLSMKVFDACVRSCCNFGRLDVLLSIIEKCKKMDQNKALCPNWNLCNHIAEIALKEDNSKLLFCALEFMARWIARGEKARPIVLLSVDEGLIVAALGTAGRTYNSTLLDASWAILRRSLRQKKPPNPESYIGKIYAHASLGSLQKAFATLRELESCYGSSDKEAEEELFSPFSSLNPLVLACSKKGFETLDSVYFQLENLSRAESPYKSVAALNCIILGCANIWDLDRAYQTFEAISSSFGLTPNIHSYNALIFAFGRLKKTFEASNVFEHLVSLGVKPNAMSYSLLVDAHLINRDTKAAVLVIDKMDSAGFVPSKEILKKVKRRCIREMEYESDDRVEFWARKFDYRLGSQNRRDLLFNLEYSTDFA, encoded by the exons ATGGCTTCCCAAATGGCAATTCTaacaagaacaacaaaaacCCTAATGAAAGCCCTATACCcccaaatcaaatcaatatccACCTTCGCTCACCTCTCGCAAGAAGCCCATCTCGCCACCGACCACCCTCCCTCCGATCACTCAAACCCCAACTCTGTTTCAACACCTTTCCCTCCAAATCCAGCTTCCGGAAGCCCACTCTACAATGACACAAACTGGCGAAACCCAATCCCAATCTACGAAAATCCTAACTCCCCTATGATCCCGCTCGGTCCCTTCCATAACCAAACCTCTAGAATCCAATCAATGCCTCCAAACATGGACTTGAATTCGCTATCGAATATGCTTGCTGATTGGACCACGTCACAGAGATGGGAAGATATCAAGGGGTATTTTGAGGCGTGGATTAAGTCACTAGATAGAAATGGGAAGCCTAATAAGCCTGATGTTAGCTTGTATAATCATTATTTAAGAGCTAATTTAATGATGAAAGCTAGTGCTGGTTATTTGCTTGATTTGGTTGCTCAAATGGAGGATTTTAATCTTTCGCCTAATACTGTTTCcttcaattttgttcttaaaGCTATGTATGAAGGTCTTGAGACTGAGGCCGCTGAGAAGTTGCTTCAACG GATGGAGCATACGGGAAAAGAATCGCAGCCTGATGAGGAATCCTATGACCTGGTTGTTACCATGCTTCTCAATAAAGGCAACATTGATGCTTTTGATACTGCCTTgaaatatatagataaaattcTAAAAGGCGATTACGTGTTATCGATGAAAGTATTTGATGCATGTGTTAGAAGCTGTTGTAACTTTGGCAGACTTGATGTGTTGCTATCGATTATTGAGAAGTGTAAG AAAATGGATCAGAACAAAGCTCTCTGTCCAAATTGGAACCTATGCAACCATATTGCTGAAATTGCATTAAAAGAGGATAACAGCAAGTTATTGTTTTGTGCCCTGGAGTTTATGGCTAGATGGATTGCTCGAGGAGAGAAGGCAAGGCCTATTGTTCTACTTTCAGTGGATGAAGGATTGATTGTGGCTGCGCTTGGAACTGCTGGCAGGACCTACAACTCCACTCTCCTGGATGCATCATGGGCAATCCTTCGCCGCTCTTTACGTCAGAAGAAGCCTCCTAACCCGGAATCGTATATTGGGAAGATATATGCCCATGCATCATTGGGCAGTCTGCAGAAGGCTTTTGCTACTTTGCGTGAATTGGAGTCTTGTTATGGGAGTTCTGATAAGGAAGCAGAAGAAGAATTGTTCTCACcattctcttctttgaatccaCTAGTTCTGGCTTGCTCCAAGAAGGGTTTTGAGACTTTGGACtcg GTATATTTTCAGCTAGAGAATTTAAGTCGTGCAGAATCTCCATACAAGTCTGTGGCTGCtcttaattgtataattttagGTTGTGCAAATATATGGGATCTTGACCGCGCCTACCAAACTTTTGAAGCGATTAGTTCTTCTTTTGGGTTGACCCCTAATATTCATTCATACAATGCTCTAATATTTGCATTTGGAAGGCTCAAGAAG ACATTTGAAGCTTCAAATGTGTTCGAGCACTTGGTGAGCTTGGGTGTTAAACCCAATGCAATGTCATATTCATTGCTTGTTGATGCTCATCTCATCAACCGAGATACAAAAGCTGCTGTGTTGGTGATTGACAAGATG GATTCTGCTGGATTTGTCCCTTCCAAGGAAATACTAAAGAAGGTCAAAAGGCGCTGTATTCGAGAAATGGAATATGAGAGTGATGATCGAGTAGAATTCTGGGCTAGAAAGTTTGACTATCGATTGGGCTCTCAAAATCGTAGGGACTTGTTGTTTAATCTGGAGTACAGCACTGATTTTGCTTGA
- the LOC133696589 gene encoding uncharacterized protein LOC133696589 isoform X1 produces MEGGVGRNGKEREEEQDGMSVHSPCKAPPSSASSLPKEQSQVELELRLLEALEIYPPVKLRGMHRHFVLYGLMEFLRRSFDRQFSPDEVLQLLDRFYNIEMLFQKPDDEEAEILNHEEDFSLPQSYFVKEE; encoded by the exons ATGGAAGGTGGGGTTGGTCGTAATGgcaaagagagagaagaggaacAAGACGGCATGTCCGTACATTCTCCATGCAAAGCTCCTCCTTCCTCTGCTTCTTCTCTTCCCAAG GAGCAATCACAGGTGGAATTGGAGCTAAGACTCTTAGAAGCTCTGGAGATCTACCCTCCTGTCAAACTAAGAG GCATGCATCGCCACTTTGTACTTTATGGTCTCATGGAATTTCTTCGGAGAAG CTTTGATCGGCAATTTTCTCCAGATGAGGTTTTGCAGTTGCTGGACCGTTTCTACAACATTGAAATGCTG TTTCAGAAACCAGATGATGAAGAGGCAGAAATTCTGAATCACGAGGAAGATTTTTCCTTGCCTCAAAGTTATTTTGTCAAGGAAGAgtga
- the LOC133696291 gene encoding 14-3-3-like protein GF14 iota isoform X1 yields MSTEKERETHVYMAKLAEQAERYDEMVESMKKVAKLNCELTVEERNLLSVGYKNVIGARRASWRIMSSIEQKEESKGNDSNVKLIKGYCQKVEDELSKICNDILSIIDEYLVPSSTSGEATVFYYKMKGDYYRYLAEFKTDQERKEAAELSLKGYEAASATASTDLPSTHPIRLGLALNFSVFYYEIMNSPERACHLAKQAFDEAIAELDTLSEESYKDSTLIMQLLRDNLTLWTSDLPEDGGDDNFKGEGSREKPAEGEH; encoded by the exons ATGTCGAccgagaaggagagagagactcACGTTTACATGGCCAAGCTCGCTGAGCAGGCTGAGCGCTATGATG AAATGGTTGAGAGCATGAAAAAAGTTGCCAAACTTAATTGTGAACTGACGGTGGAGGAGAGGAACCTCCTTTCGGTGGGATACAAAAATGTAATTGGGGCTAGGCGAGCTTCTTGGCGGATTATGTCTTCAATTGAGCAGAAGGAAGAATCTAAAGGAAATGACAGCAACGTTAAACTGATCAAGGGTTACTGCCAGAAGGTAGAGGATGAACTCTCCAAGATTTGCAATGACATCCTGTCCATCATTGATGAGTATCTCGTCCCCTCTTCTACCTCAGGAGAAGCAACCGTGTTCTACTACAAGAT GAAAGGTGACTACTACCGCTATCTAGCCGAGTTCAAGACTGATCAAGAAAGGAAGGAGGCAGCCGAGCTGTCATTAAAGGGTTACGAG GCTGCTTCTGCCACTGCAAGCACAGATCTGCCTTCAACCCACCCAATTCGTCTTGGCCTTGCCCTTAACTTTTCTGTTTTCTACTATGAGATCATGAATTCTCCTGAGAG GGCCTGCCATCTAGCCAAGCAAGCTTTTGATGAGGCAATTGCAGAGTTGGATACTTTGAGTGAGGAATCATACAAGGACAGCACCTTAATCATGCAGTTGTTGAGAGATAACCTCACTCTCTGGACTTCTGACTTGCCTGAAGATGGAG GTGATGATAACTTCAAAGGTGAAGGATCAAGGGAAAAGCCTGCCGAAGGAGAG CACTGA
- the LOC133697182 gene encoding alpha/beta hydrolase domain-containing protein VTE7-like isoform X1, whose translation MLTLTASPALVPTKRRAHVKLFTVQCSNFPSFLPKEVENIKDPFARRLATRIERLPVSVGFADRSIMSSCVKPLIQSEGSPVVLLHGFDSSCLEWRYTFPLLEETGLETWAVDVLGWGFSDLERLPSCDVVSKREHLYQLWKSYIRRPIILIGPSLGAAVAIDFAVNHPEAVEKLVLIDASVYAEDTGNLAKLPRAIAYAGVYLLKSTPLRLYANLIAFNSLPLNTSIDWMNVGRLHCLYPWWEDATVNFMNTGGYNVSAQIKKVKQKTLIIWGEDDQIISNKLAVRLHCELPDAVIRQIPDCGHLPHVEKPNSVAKLILDFVGEDSNKEAQSVSQGE comes from the exons ATGCTCACCCTCACAGCCAGCCCTGCATTAGTGCCTACAAAACGCAGAGCCCATGTGAAACTCTTTACAGTTCAGTGTAGCAATTTCCCTTCTTTTCTACCCAAAGAGGTTGAAAATATCAAAGACCCATTTGCAAGAAGGCTTGCTACCAGAATTGAGAGGCTGCCAGTAAGC GTGGGGTTTGCAGACAGAAGTATCATGAGTAGTTGTGTGAAGCCTTTAATACAGAGTGAGGGAAGTCCAGTGGTTCTCCTCCATGGTTTTGACAG TTCCTGTTTAGAATGGAGATACACATTTCCACTGCTAGAGGAGACTGGTTTAGAGACTTGGGCTGTCGATGTTCTTGGCTGGGGTTTCTCTGATTTGG AGAGACTTCCATCATGTGATGTTGTATCTAAGCGTGAGCACTTGTATCAG CTCTGGAAATCCTATATCAGAAGACCCATCATATTGATTGGACCAAGCCTTGGTGCTGCTGTTGCAATTGACTTTGCTGTCAATCATCCTGAAGCA GTAGAAAAGTTAGTGTTGATTGACGCGAGTGTATATGCTGAAGACACAGGGAACCTGGCAAAGTTACCTAGAGCTATAGCATATGCTGGG GTTTATCTACTGAAGAGCACCCCCTTGCGCTTATATGCTAATCTTATCGCATTCAATAGTCTACCATTAAACACCAGCATAGACTGGATGAAC GTGGGCAGATTGCATTGTCTATATCCTTGGTGGGAGGATGCAACTGTAAATTTTATGAATACTGGTGGTTATAATGTCAGTGCCCAGATAAAAAAG GTCAAGCAGAAGACCCTTATCATTTGGGGTGAGGATGATCAGATCATTAGCAACAAGTTGGCTGTG AGATTGCACTGTGAACTACCAGATGCTGTCATACGCCAAATTCCAGATTGTGGCCACCTTCCTCATGTGGAAAAGCCCAACTCTGTTGCCAAATTGATTCTGGATTTTGTGGGAGAAGATAGCAATAAAGAAGCTCAAAGTGTTTCTCAG GGAGAGTAA